The Saliniradius amylolyticus DNA segment TACCATTTCGGTTTACCGAAAAGCCTCGCAGAGGCTTATTGATGCATTGCTTAACCCGCGCTACATCGACCTGAATGAGTCTGGTGAGTCCTTGCTAATGCACGCCACCGGTCACTTTCCAGCCGGTAGTGAAATTGACACCTCTTTGATCTACGCCGATTACTACCTTATTGAGGCGATGATGATGCAACTTGGCTTCATTGACTCCCCACTGTAGCGGGACTTTGTTTACCGTGTAGAGGAATGAAAAATTGTTAAATATTGAAGTCCGCGGTATTGGTTTCCCCAATAAAGGTGCGGAACTCATGCTGGCTGCGATTTGCCACAAACTGAAGCGAAGTGGTATTAAGGCTCGCATTGTTTTGCCGCCAAGCACTGCCCCTTACGAACAGCGCGCGCTATATCAAGCTCACCAGCTTGCTGAGTTTAAAAAATTCGGTTTGAATGTTGGCGCCATTTTTCGTGTCGTACCGACTGCTATTCGGCGCCATCTGGGCATTGTTTTGAAGTCGGAAATTGACGTTATTCTCGATGCGTCAGGTTTTGCCTATGGGGACCAGTGGGGAGCAGTTAAAGTGCGCCAGCGCTTTAATGCCTATATGCGCGGCTTTAAAAATGGTAAGTCCTCAAGGCGTTTGATACTCATGCCTCAGGCATTGGGACCATTTTCTGACGAGGCTATCAAACGAGAAATGGCTAAGATCTTACAGGCGGCCGACCTGGTATTTGCACGAGATCCCGAGTCGCTGGAACATGTCGAGGGTATAAAGAACTGCTCTGGAAATGTATTTCAGGCGCCTGACTTTACTAACTTGATTCAGCCAGTGTACTCCCAAACAATAGATATGAAGGACAAACGCGTTTGCTTTATTCCAAATGCTAAAATGATGGAAATGAAGCAGGACGAAGGCCATTACCTCAGCTTTATGGCTCAATTACTCAGGCAAGCGCATGAGGCTGATCTTAAGCCTTTCGTTCTGGTCCATGAAGGGAGAAAAGACTCTCAGCTTGCTGAAGATATTATCACTGAGGCGGGCTGTGATGTACCTGTAATCAAGCCCGATACTGCCACCGATGTAAAGGCCCTGATAGGGATGTCGAAGCTGGTGGTTAGCTCTCGTTTTCACGGTCTTGTAAGCGCCCTGTCTCAGAATGTACCTGTAATGGCAACGGGGTGGAGCCACAAGTATCGTCAATTACTGTCTGACTATGGCATTGAAGATCTGCTCTTTGATGAGAAAAAAGACCTTGGTGTGGCTAAAGAAAAAATGCTACTTCTGGGGGACGGTGGCGAGGAGTACCGAAGAATTAAGACGTTGATCGCCGAATATGCCGGGCATGAAAAACAAAAGTCCGAAGCTATGTGGCAAAGAATTTTCAGTGTCATGGAGAACAAGTGATGTCTGCGGATGTAGCCATCATCATTCCGACTTACAACGAAGTGAACCGCTTGGGCCAGTGTCTGGATGCTCTGGCCACGCAGACAATAGAACTTGAGCGGTTGTTCGTGATGGTCGTGGACAATAACTCCAGTGATAATATTCAACACTGTGTTGAGCGCTATAGCTTTTGTCACTATCTATTTGAAGAGCAACCGGGGTCTTACTGTGCTCGAAATAAAGCACTTAATGAATTACCGAAGAGCATTAAGTATATTGGCTTTACCGATGCAGACTGTTTACCTCAGCCTGACTGGATTGAAAATGCGTTGCAACATCTGATGAAACAACCGTTGCAGGCCATCGCCGGGAATGTGGAGGTTTATGTTGAAAGTCAGGGGCAACCATCCATAGTGGAGCTTTATGAAGTTCTTAGAGCATTCCCGCAACAGTTTTATGCCGAGCAGCAACACTTCGGTGTTACAGCAAATCTCTTTACCTCCAGAGCGGTCATAGACCAGGTCGGTTCTTTCAATACGAGCCTTTATTCCGGTGGCGATCTGGAGTGGGGGACTCGGTTAAAAACAGCAAGTATCCCAGTGAATTATGCGTCTGAGGTACGAGTATGTCATCCAGCCCGCCAAAGACTCGAGCAGTTAACCCGCAAAATACGGCGCACAGTAGGCGGTGCTTACCGCCAGCGAGAGGAGTTGCCTGAGTGTGCGGCACTGTTTCGGTGGACAGCCTTGATTAGGGGGATTATCCCTCCGGTTAAAAGCCTGAAGAAGCTTGCCTCTCATCCTATGGGGCTGACTCTAGCTCAGAAGTGTCGGATCTTTGGGCTTTTTACTTTTCTAAAATGGTACCAGGTAGCCTATCGCGTCAAGTACTTGCTGGGCCTACAAAAAGCTGATGAGAGGCTTTGAGGTGCCCGATGACTGCCAAGGTCGTTGAAAAATTAAAAGACCGGTTTGCTCTGTCGAGAGAGAGTAAAAGAGCGGTTAAGAATACCCACTGGCTGTTGTCAGAGAAGCTTGTTTCGATGCCCGTAGGTCTGATTACCAGTGTTCTTCTGGCTCGTCACCTTGGCGTTGAGCAACTTGGTCTGTACAGCTACCTTCTCTCAGTGGCGATGCTTGTAACCCCTTTGGCAACAATGGGGTTAAGTAGCCTTATTACCCGTGAGTTGGTGAATGAGCACGACCATCGCTATTCCGTCATGGGTGCGGCTTTTCTGGTCCGGCTTTTTGGAGGGTTACTGGGGCTTGGGGTGCTTAGCCTTTATGGGATGACGGAATCGGCGCAGAACGCTCAATGGCTGATGCTTATAGGTGTCGCTCAAGTTTTTTCCTGTATGACCTTTATCGACTTTTGGTTCCAGTCCAGGGTGCAGGTCCAGTATTCGGTTATGGCTAGGACCTTTGCCTTATTCGCGATATTTAGCATGCGGTTAGCCGCTATATGGTTTGAGGCAGAGCTTAGCATTTTTGTTTGGTTATATGGTGCCGAGCTGATTGTCTCGGCACTATCTTACCTAACCGTTTACCGGCTCCGCGGAGAGCGCCTTGTTGACTGGCAGCTTGATGGTCGTCGTGCGATATCTATGGTTAAGCAGTCATGGCTGCTTATCCTCTCTGGTTTTGCAGCGATGGTATACCTCAAAATCGATATGGTGATGCTGACCAGGATGACTACTCTTGAGCAAGCCGGGCTCTATTCGGTAGCCAGTCGTATCTCTGAGATTTGGTATTTTATCCCCATAGCTGTGGTCAGCTCTTTTTTTCCGATGCTTCTTAAACTGAGAAATACCAGCCATGAGCACTATCATAAAAAGTTGCAGGTGTTGTGCGACCTTTTGTTTGCTATGGCCGTGGCGGTTGTAGTTCCCGTTATATTGTTATCAGAATCGGTGATGGTCATAGTATTCGGGGATGAATACCGGCAAGCGGCCCCAGTGCTTTCCATACATATATTAGCCGGTGTGTTTATATTTATGCGGGCCTTATTCAGTAAATGGCTTATCGCTGAAGGGCTCTTGAAGTTTTCTTTGGTCACTCAACTTGCAGGAGCCCTGGTAAATGTCGCTTTAAACGCTCTGCTGATTCCTCATTATGAGTCCATGGGAGCAGCTTGGGCGACATTGATTTCGTATGCCTGTGCTTCCTATTTCGCTTTGTTTTTCTCATCGCATACTCGACCGATGGCCTTTATAATGTCCCGTTCTCTGTTACTACCCTTCAGGGCGGGCAGTTATTTCAGGCGAGGATGATTCGATACCATGTTTAAAGCTCTTATTAGAAAAGTATTGCCTCGTAGCGCGATTGTAAGTCTTAAGAAGAATCGTGAGGACGTGAGGCTGTTGTTATTGAGCCTGTTTGCCAAAAGCCCTTTTCTGAGTAGCCTTTACTACACCTTGGTCTCCCGCGAGTTTCGCCGCGAGCAACATGCGGTGCTGAACGGGCGGTTGACTTATTACAAAACTCATCAAAGTCTCGCTAATACTGCCAGCAGCGCGCTGTTGAGGCGCAATACACATCGGCTTGAGAAAGGCCTGATTATGCGACCCAGGCGGCCTGTTTTTGCGGAGCAATACATCCAGGAAACCGTAGAGGCTTTTGCAAAGATGGTGAATTCACGCACTTCGTGTGAGCAAGAGCTGAAGTGGGCTACCGATGTGTTGACCGACTATTTCGATGTGGTGGAGCCGACGGCAGTGGTGACATCGGCCAGAAACGTATTTGAAGCGACAGGTCGGCGGGGCGATAGTGGATACGTTCCCTATACCGATAGTGACCGAAGCCGAAGTCAGATCGATGATCTGCAATTGGAACTACTGTTTCGTCAGCGCCGCTCTACACGCTGGTTTCGTCAGAGTTCTGTTGAAGATGATAAGTTAGACAGGGCCATTCAGCTGGCGTCGTGGGCGCCAAGCGCCTGCAATCGTCAGCCCTTCCGCTTTTTTGTCGCGAATGGTAATGAAAAAGCTCAGCAAATCGCAGAACTTGCCGTTGGTACGGGCGGCTTTGTACATAATATTCCCTGTACTATCGCGGTTGTGGGAGAGCTTTCTGCCTATCCACTTGAGCGCGACCGGCATCTCATTTATATCGATGGCTCATTAGCCGCGATGCAACTCATGTTGGCATTAGAAACACTGGGGTTGGCTTCTTGCCCGCTTAACTGGCCTGATATTGATTTCAGGGAGAAGGCCATCGCCGAGCGCCTTGAATTAGCACCAGAGCAACGCGTGGTGATGCTGATTGCCATTGGTTATGCTGAGCATACCGGCAAAATTCCATACTCTCAGAAGAAGACGGTTGAATCGCTCAGACAGGATGTTAAATGACGGCGACGACTTTGGAACCCAATAAGAGCAAACCATTGGTCAGCATTTATATGCCGACCCATAATCGGTTGTCATTGCTTCCCAGGGCAGTGAAGTCGATACAGGCGCAAACCTTTACGAACTTTGAAGCCATCATTGTTGATGATGGTTCAAGTGACGAAACCGCACAGTATTTAAATCAGTTGAGTAACGAAGATCCGAGGTTCCGGGTTTATCGTCATGAAAGCCCGAAGGGGGCCTGTGCGGCTCGCAACCTTGCGATTTCTATGGCCCGCGGCGAGTACATTACAGGCCTGGATGATGATGATGAGTTTACCCCCGACAGACTTTTGTTTTTTTGGAACAACAGGGCGCTTGCTGATAAGTATGGATTTGTCTTTACCTCTCAATACTGGAGTTATGGACAGCGGAGGAAGGTGCTGGGCTTTAATGAACAGCGGCTGACTTTAGATAGGTTGCTGAGCTTTAATTATGCTGGGAATCAAGTGTTTATTCAGACTGAAAAGCTAAGAGCGATTGGTGGGTTTGATGCAGCGATGCCAGCTTGCCAGGACTGGGATACTTGGATTCGAGCGTGTCAGAAATATGGTGATGCATACAGTTTAAATAAACCAACTTATATTACACATACGGAGCACGAGCTAGGCAGAATCAGTGTCTCAAAAAACAAGGTGCTAGGCCATGAAAAGATTATTGAAAAATACGCAGGTATTTCTAGCAGGAGAAATGCGAGAGATCAAAAGTTTTTGCTATGCCGAGCAAGACGAGAGAAGTTCACAATATTCTGTTTTATAAAGTTGGCGACATTACGAAACTGGCGCCTCGCAGTTCGATATTTACTTTCTTCTAATTTTCCCTACCTTTCGGCAATTAGATTAAAAATTTTAAAAGGATGAGTGATGAGTAACAGTGATAGTTTGGATTATAGCATTCGCACACTCTTTTATTATCTGATAAGGCGCTGGGTTTATTTACTCGGCATTCCATTCCTGATCTCCGTTGGAACGGCAATGTGGACGTTGAGTTTGCCGAATGTCTATCGTAGTGAGGCCCTTGTTGCACCGAGTCAGAATCAGTCAGGTGAGCTCTCGTCGGTAACTGGGCAGCTCGGTGGGCTCGCATCTATGGCTGGAATCTCTCTGGGCGGTAAAGGAGCAGTGGATAAGGTGTCTCTTGCACTGGAAACGCTGACATCACGTTCTTTTTTGCTGAATTTTATCAAAGAGAATGAACTGGAAGTGGTGCTGATTGCTGGTGAGTATTGGGATGATAGAGAGCGTGAACTAGTCATTAATAAAGAGATCTATGATGTGGAGACACGTACTTGGCTCAGAGAGGTAGAGCCTCCGCGTTCATCAACTCCTACTGACTCAGAACTCTATGAGAGCTTTTTGGAGCAGTTGGTTGTGGAAAAAGACCCAACCTCCGGCGTTATTACTATCTCAGTAGAGTCTCTATCCCCGTTATTAAGTAAGGAGTGGCTGGAAGGACTGGTTACTGAAGTTAATAAAGTCATGAGGGACCGAGAACTGAGTAGACTTAAAGGGAACATCAGTTATCTGAAGCAGCAGGTGTCTCAGACAGAGGATGTGGAAATAAAGACGTCGTTATTTGGCTTGATTCAAGAACAATACAAGGAACTCATGCTGGCCAACGTGGGGGATGAATACGTGTTGTCGGTGATAAGTGAAGCCTATGTTCCAGACTCTAAATATGGTCCTAGACGTGCGCTAATAGTTTTCCTCGCTGCATTCTTGTCGGGTGGTATTGTCGCGTGCTTTTTGACGATTGGTTTTGTCACCCGCAAGCAGGGAACGAAATGATGAAAAGACCGTTGTTCGTTTTTCTGAGGGATTCGCTCCGGAACTCTGTGATTGGCTTACGACGCTGGTGTTTGGTTCATGCATTTGGGATGAATATTGGTAAAGGAACCATTGTAAGTTTCAAAGCCTATTTGGATAAGTCAAATCCTCGCGGCATACATATAGGTGAGAAAAGCTATATCGCAGCAGACTCATTGGTTCTATCTCATGATTATATAAATAAACGGCACGTCCAAACTCATATTGGGCGTCATGTATTTATTGGTGCCAAGGCTATCATCTTACCGGGATGCGATATTGCAGATAGTGTTGTTGTAGGTGCTGGTGCGGTTGTGTCCGAGCCGGTAACCGAGTCAAATGTCATAGTGGCGGGGAATCCAGCGCGGATTATTAAAAGAAATGTGCGAATTGGCGCATTCGGTCAGAAGAAACGGTAAATCGCTATGTCGTCCTCAACGTTTTTCAGTGATCCTCGCCGATCATTTCAAGAGCGTGGGCTGGTATTAATCTGGGCTCTGACCCTTCTGGTCGATACGATTAATGGCGCGTTAGTGCTTAATCTGGGGCTACCAAGCATGCTTTCTCCCGCTTATAAGCTCGGGGCCATGTTTTTGTCGCTGTTGTTCTTGGCCCATTATGCGCCCAAAGTAATGGCTTACAATAGCGCCTTTATTCTGATTGTTTGTTGCTGGGCTCTGTCTCGGTTGTGGTTTGGCGATAGCTCTGGGCTTTTTTTCTCTTTACAGGAGCTATTTAAGGCTTATTTATTCTTTCTCGCTTTCTCGATAACTTCGGTAATGCGAACGACGTCAGCAAAAACGATCCAGCTAGTTGTAGCTGGATATTTGCTTGTATTACTCGCAAATGTGGCGGCCTCGTACACTGGTGTTGGGCAGTTTTCTTACGGATCTTATGGTGCCACTGGCTTCTTTGTCGGTGGTAATGTCGTATCGGGTATTATTGTTGTTTGCGCAAGCTGGGTCATTTACAACGCTTACACAAAATCGACATTCAGGTTTCTGACTACAACACTGTTTTTCCTGCTACTTGCTCTGATTATGGGAACTAAAGGAGGCATTTTAGGTGTCCTGTTAGTGGGCATGTTGACTATGTGCTTTCGTTTAAACGCCAAAAGCATTTTGTTGTTTGCATTTCTCTTTTCAGTTTCCTTGGGGGGGCTTTTGTTGGCCTGGGATTGGCTAACTGATACTCCAATATATGCTCGTCTTGTGTTTTTTTACGAGCAAGGAGGTATTAGCAGGGCCCTTTTATCAGGGAGAGAGGAGAAGTTCGCTATTATTTTTCCTACGCTATTGTCTGGGGGGTGGCAAGATTGGGTCTGGGGACTCGATTTCGAGAAACTGAGCGCTCTTTCTGAAACTCGAATTGAACTTGATTTTGCTGATATGGCTATTTATTTTGGCTTTGCTATTACTGGATTTATTTATACGTCTTATTTGGCTGTATTTCTAACATTAACACGCATTAAACATAAGGCATTTCGTGCGCCGCCTATTATTGCTTTTTTATTACTACTCGCGCTGGGAAGTGTTGCGGGCCATGTGTCGTTTAATGGCGTCATCACGCCAATATGGGGAATATTTATGGGGCTAGCCTTATCGTCCTGCCTGAATGCTCACGATGTTCACAGGGATTAAAAATGATTCATTGTGTATCAACGGAGACAAAAAATGGTCGTGGGGGAATAGCTTCAGTTATCAATGCTCTAAGCCCCATGCTTGAGGCAAAAAATATCCCAGTGAGGGCAGTAGTGAGCCACCGCCCAGGTAAAAAATGGTCAAGTTTTTGTGGTGCACTGAATGAACTTGATACAAATGTAAAGGCGGGAGACGTAGTCTGGCTCCATTGTGGCCCGTGGCTTTCTTTAGTTCGGAAGTATGCATTGGCGCGACGAGCACGAAGCAGAAAAGCTCTTATTGTTTTTCATCTTCATTCAGTGGAAATAGATGCTTATTTAAACAACCGAGTGACAAGGTTTTTCTTGAGGCGGATGCTCTTGATAGCAGACCAGATTGTTGTGGTCTCTAAGTGGTGGCAGAACCGCATAGAAAAGGTTTACCCTGAGTTAAAGGACAAAATAGTCGTTAATCAAAATGGTCTGAGTCCGGTCTTTCTGGCGAAGGCCATGAAAGAAGCGCATACACCTGATAGCCCGAGTGAGACGGTACGGGTTATTACAATGACGCGACTATTGAAGAAAAAAGGGGTTCAGCGTGTTATTGAGGCGATGAGGTTTCTCCCACCAGAGTTTCATTTAAGTATTGCCGGGACCGGCCCTTATGTGGGGGAGTTACAAAAGCTCAGTATAAAGCTTCAACTTGAGTCACGCATACGCTTTCTCGGCTGGTTGAATGAGGACGAAAAAATACAGCAAATGAAAAGTCATGATGTTTTCGCTATGCCCTCCGAGTATGACTCATTTGGTATGGTCTTCATTGAAGCGATGGCCTGTGGTTTACCCGTTGTTACCACGCCGTCTGGTCCCATTACTGACATCGTCACTAATGGCATTGATGGTATTATTGCTCGATCAACTGATGGTGAAGATATCGCAAGAGCAATAGAAAAGGCGTATCAAAACTGCGTCTCAATGGCCGACAATGCCCGAAACAATGTTTCTGATAACTTTCGAGTAGAGAGCGGAGCACGGGAATTAGTAAGCCTGTTTAGTCGTATGTCGGGAAAGAGTGTTGATGGGCAGAAAAACTAACATTTTACTTATGGTTTACGGAGCGGGAGGCCACAAAGCACAAGCCCACCGTGTGGTAAATGCCTTAAATGTAACTCAAACTCGCATCGTAACTATAAGCGATGACTCAAGCCGCCCGGAATGGTCTGATTATCATGTTGTAGCACCTGGCTTAAGAGAAAAAAGCCGTTCAAGCGGTAGCTTAATTGCGGCATGGCAGATTTTTTGGCAGTCAATTCATATCATTAGAAAACATCATGTGACGTCAATGATTTCAACGGGACCGGGTATAGCCATCATACCCGCGTTGATTTTGCGTATTTGTGGCGGAAAGGTTATCCATTTGGAAACATGGAGTCGGTTCTATACTCGCTCCCTGGCGGGAAGAGTGATGTATTTAATTGCGAATCGTTTTTACTATCAGAATAAAACGCTCTCGAAGTTCTATCCCAAGGGGATGTATGGGGGGCGTCTGTGAGGGTATTGGTTACTGTTGGCACTACTACTTTTAATGGTCTTTTTAGACATATTGATAATATTGCGGGCCAGCTGCCAGAGCTGGAATTCGTTTGTCAAATAGCAAACGGTGACTATGAACCCCGGCATTGTAAATGGTTTAGGTTTTCTCAAAATATTGAAAACGAGTACAAGCAGAGTGATGTTGTCATTACTCATGCCGGAGCTGGTAGTGTCTATCAACTTTTGGAAATGGAGAAAGTGTTGATTGTTGTTCCAAATTTGGAGAGAAAGGACCAACACCAGCTCGACCTTGCACGTTATGTCGGCGGTGAAAACTATGCGCTTGTTGCCAATAACGCGAGTGAGATTTTGACAGGACTAAGAAAAATTAAGCAGGGTTACAAACCCACCCCTTATCAGAAGGAGTCATTTTTTATTGCTGGAAATATAAGAGAGTTTTTGGGTCTTCAATAGTACTTTACTTAATAGTTTTCACCCTCAGGAACAATAGAGCGAAAGCCAGCATTGTCTATTTATTGGGGAGGCTTTAGTTCACTAATATCCCAGCGAGAGAGTATTTTCACTGAACGTGGTTGTGCATTTGCTTGTCTTGACGACACATAAAGAAGTTATAAGCGATGAAAACACTCAAAAAGCTAATTAGCCGAGTGGATTCGGGGACCTGTGACTCCTGCATTATTATACCGAGCAAGCTAGCAATAACGCTAATGACACCTATAAATATTGTGGTCCACCTTGCTGACAAACCTTTAAATAACAGAATGTGATGCAAGTGATCGCGACTGGCCCTCAGTGGCGATAACCCCGACATTATCCGGCGGATCATCACCGACACCATATCCATGAGTGGGACGGCAATCAGCCAGAGTGCAGTTGTAGGGTCAACAAATCTGGACTCGCCCTGGGTACAAACCGCAAGCATCCAGATAACGGTAAGACCTAACAGCATACTCCCAGCATCACCCATAAAGACTTTATAACGGCCTCGTTTAAAACGACCAAAATTGAAGAACAAGAAGGCGATTAATGCACCAATAAACATAGCGGGAAGCTCGGAGGAAAACTCAATATTTCCGAGATACGCAAGCACACCGATGGATATAAACGTATGAATACCCAAGGTGCCCACAAGGCCGTCCACCCCGTCAGTCATATTAAACGCGTTGATGGCGCCAATTACGGCCATCAACGTTACTATCGGGGCCAAAACACCTAACTGAATATCACCGGTCCCTATTAAGTTACCGAGGTTGGTAAGTTGGACGTCCGCACCAAACACCATCAACGAGCCGATCAAAACCTGAGCAATAAGGCGGATATTCGGTTCTATATCGTGATAATCGTCTAAAGCCCCGATGAGCACCAAAAAGGCGGTGGAGAGCATATACATCTTGTAAACGTTGTCGAACTCAACAAATAAGAAGCTGCTTAGGACAATACTGGTATAGATGGCTAGTCCGCCTACCAGAGGCACTTCGCCCTGGTGGCGTTTTCGAGAGCAGGGTCTATCGACCAGCCCGACACCAATAGCAATAGGACGAAACAGCATGACGGAGGCAAAGGCTACAAAGAACGAGAAAAGAGTAATGATCATCGTATCGATCACGGAAAAATGCCCCTAGTGAAAGTGCGTTGAGGAAAGCCGCCCCCAATCCGGCCTGATAACCCGCTTATTCTAATTGACGAGGGACGTTCTCACAAGCGCACAAGATTTTCATTCACCTGTCATTAAGTTTTTTATCTTACTCAGGTATCATTCCTGAAGAATTTTGGTCTGTGGTTAGTACACAGTATCAACGGTTTTTTAAAGGAAGCAGGATGAGAGTTACCGTATTTGGCGTGGGCTATGTTGGTCTGGTTCAGGGCGCTATTCTGGCAGAGGTAGGCCATGATGTTACCTGTGTGGATGTGGATCAGGATAAAGTGGCTTTGCTGAACAATGGGGGCATTCCCATCTATGAGCCAGGCCTGGAGCCGATTGTCAAAGAGAACCTTGCCGCAGGCCGCCTGCACTTCACAACGGACGCGAAAGAGGGGGTACAACGCGCGGAGGTGATCTTCATCGCGGTAGGTACACCGCCGGATGAGGACGGCTCGGCGGACCTCAAATATGTGCTTTCAGTTGCACGGACGGTCGCCGAACATATGCAGGAGCATAAAATTGTCATTAATAAATCCACCGTGCCGGTGGGCACTGCCGACAAAGTAAGAGCATCGATAACCGAAACGCTGAGACAACGTAAAGTTGAGCTGAGCTTTGATGTGGTTTCCAACCCTGAGTTTTTGAAAGAGGGAGCGGCGGTTAAGGACTGTATGAGCCCGGATAGGATTATCTTGGGTACAGAGTCGTCCAATTCCGAAAAAGTCTTACGCCGCCTGTATGCGCCTTTTAACCGGAACCATGAAAAGATCATCGTCATGGACGTGCGCAGTGCGGAACTAACCAAGTATGCCGCGAACTGCATGCTGGCCACCAAAATCAGCTTTATGAACGAGATTGCCAACCTGGCAGAGAAATTTGGTGCCGATGTGGAAAATGTGCGCAGGGGCATTGGCTCGGACCCTCGTATCGGCTACCACTTTATTTATCCAGGCTGTGGCTATGGTGGTTCATGCTTCCCGAAAGATGTTCAGGCGCTGATTCGCAGCGCCAATGCAGTAGGTTATCAGGCTCGGGTATTGGAGTCGGTGGAAGCGGTCAACTATGCTCAGAAGGAAAAACTGTTCGGCTACATCAGTGATTACTTCGACGGCCAGCTTGACGGCAAAACTGTCGCTTTGTGGGGACTGTCGTTCAAACCCAACACCGATGATATGCGCGAAGCACCTAGTCGAGTGCTCATGGAGCAGCTATGGGAGGAAGGGGCTACTGTACAAGCCTATGACCCGGAAGCGATGGAAGAAACTCAACGTGTCTATGGCGGGCGCAATGACTTAAGGTTGATGGGCACCAAGGAAGCGGCGCTGAGCGGCGCAGACTTTTTGGTCATCTGTACCGATTGGCAGGCCTTTAAAGCCCCGGATTTTGAGTTGAT contains these protein-coding regions:
- a CDS encoding polysaccharide pyruvyl transferase family protein, which produces MLNIEVRGIGFPNKGAELMLAAICHKLKRSGIKARIVLPPSTAPYEQRALYQAHQLAEFKKFGLNVGAIFRVVPTAIRRHLGIVLKSEIDVILDASGFAYGDQWGAVKVRQRFNAYMRGFKNGKSSRRLILMPQALGPFSDEAIKREMAKILQAADLVFARDPESLEHVEGIKNCSGNVFQAPDFTNLIQPVYSQTIDMKDKRVCFIPNAKMMEMKQDEGHYLSFMAQLLRQAHEADLKPFVLVHEGRKDSQLAEDIITEAGCDVPVIKPDTATDVKALIGMSKLVVSSRFHGLVSALSQNVPVMATGWSHKYRQLLSDYGIEDLLFDEKKDLGVAKEKMLLLGDGGEEYRRIKTLIAEYAGHEKQKSEAMWQRIFSVMENK
- a CDS encoding glycosyltransferase family 2 protein; translated protein: MAKNFQCHGEQVMSADVAIIIPTYNEVNRLGQCLDALATQTIELERLFVMVVDNNSSDNIQHCVERYSFCHYLFEEQPGSYCARNKALNELPKSIKYIGFTDADCLPQPDWIENALQHLMKQPLQAIAGNVEVYVESQGQPSIVELYEVLRAFPQQFYAEQQHFGVTANLFTSRAVIDQVGSFNTSLYSGGDLEWGTRLKTASIPVNYASEVRVCHPARQRLEQLTRKIRRTVGGAYRQREELPECAALFRWTALIRGIIPPVKSLKKLASHPMGLTLAQKCRIFGLFTFLKWYQVAYRVKYLLGLQKADERL
- a CDS encoding flippase encodes the protein MTAKVVEKLKDRFALSRESKRAVKNTHWLLSEKLVSMPVGLITSVLLARHLGVEQLGLYSYLLSVAMLVTPLATMGLSSLITRELVNEHDHRYSVMGAAFLVRLFGGLLGLGVLSLYGMTESAQNAQWLMLIGVAQVFSCMTFIDFWFQSRVQVQYSVMARTFALFAIFSMRLAAIWFEAELSIFVWLYGAELIVSALSYLTVYRLRGERLVDWQLDGRRAISMVKQSWLLILSGFAAMVYLKIDMVMLTRMTTLEQAGLYSVASRISEIWYFIPIAVVSSFFPMLLKLRNTSHEHYHKKLQVLCDLLFAMAVAVVVPVILLSESVMVIVFGDEYRQAAPVLSIHILAGVFIFMRALFSKWLIAEGLLKFSLVTQLAGALVNVALNALLIPHYESMGAAWATLISYACASYFALFFSSHTRPMAFIMSRSLLLPFRAGSYFRRG
- a CDS encoding nitroreductase family protein → MFKALIRKVLPRSAIVSLKKNREDVRLLLLSLFAKSPFLSSLYYTLVSREFRREQHAVLNGRLTYYKTHQSLANTASSALLRRNTHRLEKGLIMRPRRPVFAEQYIQETVEAFAKMVNSRTSCEQELKWATDVLTDYFDVVEPTAVVTSARNVFEATGRRGDSGYVPYTDSDRSRSQIDDLQLELLFRQRRSTRWFRQSSVEDDKLDRAIQLASWAPSACNRQPFRFFVANGNEKAQQIAELAVGTGGFVHNIPCTIAVVGELSAYPLERDRHLIYIDGSLAAMQLMLALETLGLASCPLNWPDIDFREKAIAERLELAPEQRVVMLIAIGYAEHTGKIPYSQKKTVESLRQDVK
- a CDS encoding glycosyltransferase codes for the protein MTATTLEPNKSKPLVSIYMPTHNRLSLLPRAVKSIQAQTFTNFEAIIVDDGSSDETAQYLNQLSNEDPRFRVYRHESPKGACAARNLAISMARGEYITGLDDDDEFTPDRLLFFWNNRALADKYGFVFTSQYWSYGQRRKVLGFNEQRLTLDRLLSFNYAGNQVFIQTEKLRAIGGFDAAMPACQDWDTWIRACQKYGDAYSLNKPTYITHTEHELGRISVSKNKVLGHEKIIEKYAGISSRRNARDQKFLLCRARREKFTIFCFIKLATLRNWRLAVRYLLSSNFPYLSAIRLKILKG
- a CDS encoding Wzz/FepE/Etk N-terminal domain-containing protein, translated to MSNSDSLDYSIRTLFYYLIRRWVYLLGIPFLISVGTAMWTLSLPNVYRSEALVAPSQNQSGELSSVTGQLGGLASMAGISLGGKGAVDKVSLALETLTSRSFLLNFIKENELEVVLIAGEYWDDRERELVINKEIYDVETRTWLREVEPPRSSTPTDSELYESFLEQLVVEKDPTSGVITISVESLSPLLSKEWLEGLVTEVNKVMRDRELSRLKGNISYLKQQVSQTEDVEIKTSLFGLIQEQYKELMLANVGDEYVLSVISEAYVPDSKYGPRRALIVFLAAFLSGGIVACFLTIGFVTRKQGTK
- a CDS encoding acyltransferase; this translates as MNIGKGTIVSFKAYLDKSNPRGIHIGEKSYIAADSLVLSHDYINKRHVQTHIGRHVFIGAKAIILPGCDIADSVVVGAGAVVSEPVTESNVIVAGNPARIIKRNVRIGAFGQKKR
- a CDS encoding O-antigen ligase family protein, whose product is MSSSTFFSDPRRSFQERGLVLIWALTLLVDTINGALVLNLGLPSMLSPAYKLGAMFLSLLFLAHYAPKVMAYNSAFILIVCCWALSRLWFGDSSGLFFSLQELFKAYLFFLAFSITSVMRTTSAKTIQLVVAGYLLVLLANVAASYTGVGQFSYGSYGATGFFVGGNVVSGIIVVCASWVIYNAYTKSTFRFLTTTLFFLLLALIMGTKGGILGVLLVGMLTMCFRLNAKSILLFAFLFSVSLGGLLLAWDWLTDTPIYARLVFFYEQGGISRALLSGREEKFAIIFPTLLSGGWQDWVWGLDFEKLSALSETRIELDFADMAIYFGFAITGFIYTSYLAVFLTLTRIKHKAFRAPPIIAFLLLLALGSVAGHVSFNGVITPIWGIFMGLALSSCLNAHDVHRD